Part of the Sulfuricaulis sp. genome is shown below.
AAATTTGTCAGGGTGTCCGCGCAGAAGGGACGTCTCGTCGCCGACCAGATTCGCGGCCTGCCGGTCGCGCGCGCGCTGGAACTGCTCCAGTTCAGCCCCAAGAAGGCCGCGGGGCATGTGCGCAAAGTCCTCGAATCGGCCATCGCCAATGCCGAGCACAATGAGGGCGCGGACGTGGATGAACTGAAGGTTGCGACGATTCAGGTGGACGGCGGACCGACGTTGCGCCGCTTCCATGCCCGCGCCAAGGGTCGCGGCGTGAGCATTCTCAAGCGCACCAGCCACATCACCGTGGTGGTGAGCGACGAGAAGAAGCGGACCAAGGCCGTGAAGAAGGAGAAGAGCTGATGGGCCAGAAAATCAATCCGATTGGATTCCGCATGGGGATTACCCGTGACTGGACCGCCAAGTGGTACGCGGGCACCAAGAACTATACCCAGAACCTGCTCTCGGATATCGCGCTGCGCGACTACCTCAAGCAGAGGCTCAAGAACGCGGCGATCAGCACGATTGTGATCGAACGCCCGGCCCAGAGCATAAATATTACTGTGCATACCGCGCGTCCTGGCATCGTGATTGGCAAGAAGGGCGAGGACATCGAGAAACTGCGTCAGGAACTGACCAAGCTGGCCGGCCGTCCGGTGCAACTGGCGGTGGAAGAGGTGCGTCAACCGGAGCTGGATGCGCAGCTGGTGGCCGAGAATATCGCCCAGCAGCTGGAGAAACGCATCATGTTCCGCCGCGCCATGAAACGCGCCGTGACCAACGCCATGCGCCTGCGTGCGCTGGGCATCAAGATCATGGTTGCCGGGCGTCTGAACGGTTCCGAAATCGCGCGCACCGAGTGGTACCGCGAAGGACGTGTGCCGTTGCACACGTTGCGCGCCGACATTGATTACGGTTTTTCCGAGGCCCACACGACCTACGGCAAAATCGGCGTGAAGATCTGGATATTCAAGGGTGAGATTTTCGACAAAGACGCGCCCAAGGTGGAAGATGCCGAGATTCAGAAGAAAGGGGCCTCGGCGTAATTTAGGAATTCATCACGATGTTGCAACCGAAACGAACGAAATATCGCAAGCAGATGAAAGGCCGCAACCGCGGCCTGGCGCAGCGTGGCAACAAGGTGAGCTTCGGCGAGTATGGCTTGAAGGCCACCACGCGCGGCCGCTTGACCTCACGCCAGATCGAATCGGCGCGCCGCGCGCTGACGCATTTCATCAAGCGCGGCGGGCGAGTGTGGATCCGTGTATTTCCGGACAAACCGATTTCCAAGAAACCGCTGGAAGTCCGCATGGGCAGCGGCAAGGGTAACGTGGAGTACTGGGTGGCGTTGATTCAGCCGGGTGCCGTGCTTTACGAGATGGAAGGCATCAACGAGCAGGAGGCGCGCGCGGCATTCAAGCTCGCCGCCGCCAAGCTCCCGGTTCGAACCACATTTGTGACCAGGACACTTTAGGCAGAATGGCAATGAACGCAAAAGATTTTCGAGCGATGGA
Proteins encoded:
- the rplV gene encoding 50S ribosomal protein L22, producing MQATAILKFVRVSAQKGRLVADQIRGLPVARALELLQFSPKKAAGHVRKVLESAIANAEHNEGADVDELKVATIQVDGGPTLRRFHARAKGRGVSILKRTSHITVVVSDEKKRTKAVKKEKS
- the rpsC gene encoding 30S ribosomal protein S3; protein product: MGQKINPIGFRMGITRDWTAKWYAGTKNYTQNLLSDIALRDYLKQRLKNAAISTIVIERPAQSINITVHTARPGIVIGKKGEDIEKLRQELTKLAGRPVQLAVEEVRQPELDAQLVAENIAQQLEKRIMFRRAMKRAVTNAMRLRALGIKIMVAGRLNGSEIARTEWYREGRVPLHTLRADIDYGFSEAHTTYGKIGVKIWIFKGEIFDKDAPKVEDAEIQKKGASA
- the rplP gene encoding 50S ribosomal protein L16, which gives rise to MLQPKRTKYRKQMKGRNRGLAQRGNKVSFGEYGLKATTRGRLTSRQIESARRALTHFIKRGGRVWIRVFPDKPISKKPLEVRMGSGKGNVEYWVALIQPGAVLYEMEGINEQEARAAFKLAAAKLPVRTTFVTRTL